The following are encoded in a window of Hippoglossus stenolepis isolate QCI-W04-F060 chromosome 10, HSTE1.2, whole genome shotgun sequence genomic DNA:
- the LOC118116618 gene encoding GTPase IMAP family member 9: MSGVKYQGFRGATDSYERRIVLVGKTGVGKSAAGNTILGREAFESELSPSSMTAECQKAKGNVGDRKVAVIDTPGLFDTNFTQEEVLKRIKMCISLSAPGPHAFLMVLQLGRFTQEEKECIKMIQTTFGEDAAKYTMVLFTHGDQLRKQTIEGYISESTDLQIIIQNCYGQYHVFNNEIKDPAQTNILLDKIDKMTMANSGRYYTNEMFMRAEEAIEKEKERLLKEMEAQKQKELDELRAKLASRAYQREERRVQMRYEYAARARAERSNEFIAARVIIVATVCGVAVGGLLGVVGGPIGLAIGMAAGAAVGATVGALSVKVSQHCHVQ; this comes from the exons atGAGCGGGGTTAAATATCAAG GGTTCCGAGGTGCCACAGACTCATATGAGAGGAGGATCGTTCTAGTTGGGAAGACTGGAGTGGGGAAAAGTGCAGCAGGAAACACCATCTTGGGCAGAGAAGCATTTGAGTCTGAACTGTCTCCGTCTTCTATGACGGCTGAATGCCAGAAAGCCAAGGGAAATGTTGGTGATCGAAAGGTTGCTGTCATTGACACCCCGGGACTATTTGACACTAATTTCACCCAAGAGGAAGTATTGAAGAGGATCAAGATGTGCATTTCATTGTCTGCTCCTGGTCCTCATGCTTTCCTTATGGTTCTTCAGCTTGGCAGATTTAcccaggaggagaaagaatgcATTAAGATGATTCAGACCACTTTTGGTGAAGATGCTGCCAAATACACTATGGTGTTGTTCACTCATGGAGACCAGCTGAGGAAGCAAACCATAGAGGGCTATATTTCAGAGAGTACCGACCTGCAAATCATCATCCAGAATTGTTACGGTCAATACCACGTCTTTAACAACGAAATCAAAGACCCTGCACAAACCAATATACTCCTGGATAAAATTGACAAGATGACAATGGCTAACAGTGGAAGATACTACACCAATGAAATGTTCATGAGAGCAGAGGAAGCCatagagaaggagaaagagcgACTCCTAAAGGAAATGGAGGCGCAAAAGCAGAAAGAGTTGGATGAACTGAGAGCCAAATTGGCTTCAAGGGCCTAccaaagggaggagagaagggtgCAGATGAGATATGAGTATGCAGCCAGAGCTCGAGCTGAAAGATCAAATGAATTTATTGCGGCTAGAGTGATAATTGTAGCAACAGTCTGTGGTGTTGCCGTTGGAGGTCTGCTTGGAGTCGTAGGAGGTCCAATTGGTTTGGCAATTGGAATggcagctggagcagctgtTGGAGCAACCGTCGGTGCTTTATCAGTGAAAGTCTCTCAGCATTGCCATGTGCAATAA